The DNA segment CGACGACAAGGTGTGCCTGGTGACGGACCCGCGCTCGTCGAATCTGTACGGCCGCTCCTACACGGTCGACTGTCTCGGCAATGTGGTCGGTGGCCGGCCCGTGCTGTACAACAACCAGCCggtggagctgctgctcgatcTGGTCACGAAAGCGCTCAAGTTTGGCGAACCGGTCTGGTTCGGGTGCGAGGTGAACAAGCGCTTCGCGGGCAAACAAGGCATCGAAGATTTGGACATGTAAGTGGGGAAGGAGTGGAAGactgtggtggtgtggtgtaaaCTAACGCTGATTTGTGCTTATTTCTTTGCAGCCATGACTTCAAGCTGGTCTTTGGAGTGGACATTCAGACGACGATGGAAAAGGCTGACCGACTGCTGTACGGCGAGTCGATGATGACGCACGCCATGGTGTTTACCGGGGTATCGGTTGATGTGAGTATGCGTAACAAACCTGCTTAGCAAGGGACGCAAATTCGCTATTTCAATAACCCTTCTCTTAATCTTACTCCTCCAACAGCCCAACAGCCAAAAGCCGACCAAGTTCCGGGTGGAAAACTCGTGGGGCGAGGACCGTGGCGAGAAGGGTTACCTAATAATGACGGCCGAGTGGTTTAAGGAGTTTGTGTTCGAGGTGGTCGTCGATCGCAGCATAGTGAGCCAGGACGTGCTGGACGTGTTTGATCTCCCGCCAATCGTGCTGCCCGCCTGGGATCCCATGGGCACGCTGGCAAAGTAAGCAGGGTAACGCTGTAAAGCTGCTACTGCGGCTGACGATCGGGCAAGGGGGGTGTTGATGAAATTGGGGTTGGAATTCAGTCCACTATCATTActttagaaaaacaaaaacatgcacCTGTCCGTCGAAGGTGTATTACAGCTTTTAGATATACGCAAAGTGCGCAATTACTGCTGCTGACTGCTACTGCTGTATGCtgaaaaaattaagaaaaaaaagtcaaccTACCAACAACCCCCTCTTCACACCGCACGTGCGTGGCTTTGCCAGGGTAGTGCAGAATACGACCGCTAACAACAAATCGATTTACTCTAATATACACAATTAACGTATAGGTATAGATCCAAGCAGATTGCGATGCAAAGTGGAAAAGAAGCGAAAGGAATATGTGAATAATAACAAGAAATATATCTTTTttatacagaaaaaaaacagaaattgcATTATATTTCGAAAACCCGGCTAACAACTGATAATCAATGTTTACTATAAATTTATTCTCATAAGGAACGATCAAGGTACAACGTTAAAACGCGATCTTTACGTTTTCTTGCGTGCCACATTCCTCTGGTGCACATCGTACTCGTAGCGCAGCTTCGCCCATATGCCCTGGCACATCTTCAGTAGGCGCGTTTCGGGTTCCTTTTGCTTCCGTGCGCCACGGTACACGCTCTGGATGAGGTGTTTGGCAGTGGCAAATTCGGCCCTCTGGATGAGCGATATGGCAAGGTACAGCTGGCAGCGAGCTACGAGCGAAGGATCGCCCAACCGGCAGGCCAGCTTCATTTGGTGTAGCGATATTTTGCCCGCCGTATCGGCACAGGCGAGCTGGTAGTCGCCGAGAGCGGAGAAGGCTCCACCGAGCGTCGAAAGCCAAGCCATCAGTTCGGTGAGCTCGACCAGCTCCCACATCATGTGAACGGCACGTTGTCCCCTGCAGCGGCAATGGTGGATGTAGCAAGGATTTTAAGCAAAAATTTGTCATAATTATATGCAGAGGTTGAACTTACCAATGGTAATCTAAATGCTCTCTGACGGGTGGGATGAGCTGTATGGTGAGGGGAGCGCTCGCTACACGACCAACGAGTGCGTTAGCGATTTTCAGTCGAAAACGAGGAAAGAACCGCAAATTGAGCAACAAATCCACTAGCTGCATCGGGTCGCTCGTAATGCACGCATCGTATTCGGTGTGATGTGCTTTCCGTATCCGAACGGAGTTCTTGTGAATGGTGCATTGTTCTATATTTGCACAGTAATCACTGATATAGAACGATATTTTCCCCATTCCGAAGGCCTGTATTTAGAAAGATTGAGTTTGTGATCAGATGTTTTTGCCGCAAAcgagtttgtttgttgtgaagTTGTTTTGGTTGACGCACCTGCCCGTACGACATGGCGAAGGTTTTTGACGTCTGAATAtcgctgcatctcgctcattttctctaccCTTCCTTTACTCGCGGGTAGCCGCGGGTTTGAGCCGGTTCAGCAATGTGCCTTTTCGTCGTAGGTCGTCACAAAAAGGCCTTTCTaacatttgaatttgaatatgCGTGCATTCGACATGCTGTTGGATTGGTAAAAACTGGATTTTCTTCGGTGTTCTTAACGGTCATCAATAATAGTAAAACAATGAAGAATGAAGCACACACATCGACTCAAATCACGCTTACACTAGGCTCTACTTTATTATTCCTTGAGCTATACAAGTGCTCGGCACGCTGAAATCGTATTAATAAATATCTGTTCAAAATCGTAGCACCTCAAAAATAGTGGTAGGTTAAAATCAAAGGATACTGATGCTTCGTTAGACCCGCAAACAAAGGTGACTGGTGTGTTCGAGGCTGCAGCCTTCCTAGCACTACCGCCGCGCCGCCATTCGTTGAATTTCGGGAATTGTTGGTGCTTGTTAAAATAGAAATAC comes from the Anopheles coluzzii chromosome 2, AcolN3, whole genome shotgun sequence genome and includes:
- the LOC120947560 gene encoding uncharacterized protein F58A4.6: MGKISFYISDYCANIEQCTIHKNSVRIRKAHHTEYDACITSDPMQLVDLLLNLRFFPRFRLKIANALVGRVASAPLTIQLIPPVREHLDYHWGQRAVHMMWELVELTELMAWLSTLGGAFSALGDYQLACADTAGKISLHQMKLACRLGDPSLVARCQLYLAISLIQRAEFATAKHLIQSVYRGARKQKEPETRLLKMCQGIWAKLRYEYDVHQRNVARKKT